Genomic DNA from Solanum pennellii chromosome 3, SPENNV200:
CGAGCTGAGAACAGAGGCGCTCCTCCGCCTCCTCCGCTACCCTCAGCTTCTCCCATGTCTTATTCAATTCCTCTTTCATTTTCTCTTCTCGTTCAATGCTCTTCTTCAATTCCTTCTCCAATTCCTCGTTTCTTCTTCTCAGCACCTCGCTCTCCGGCACCGCGGAGGCCTTTGTTTGGGCCGCAGGCACAACAATGGTGGTAAACATgatgttgaaaaaaaatgagtagctaatattttatttttctaaacttAAAAACAGAAATGCAAATGTTGATTTTATCGTTGAGTTAGCAGGAGATTTTATAGCGCCAAAATGAGCATTGTCCAGGTTCAATGTATCTGTTTACCCCTTTAGCGTTTTCGTTTCAACTCTGTTCGGATCTCTAGTATCATAGAGTTTGTTTAAATcagttattttttttcctttttaatacGAAGCAATGCgattcaaaaatatttgtggtttaaagtcaaatattataacaaatattagattgttttttgttaaattaaaaaaaattcatatccactcttatatatattattattatattagaaaagttgtttttctaataaatttttgttacttttaaTAATAACGTCAACCATTTAATTATTCTAGAAGCATTATTTAAAGAGCTCTTTCTTTtagtttgtattttaatttctttattagtagtttttagttaatatatttgaattctaATATGTATTTAAGAAAATGCTATATACTTTATATGTAAAAGTGtaagaataaaacaaaattaatattgtCAAATGAGAAAATATAATGAGAAgttaaaaacaataaacatgATTTTAGACGCTGataattctataaaaaaaaactaaattctATTACTTGAATCCTTGAATTTGTTAACTGTAATGcttgaaatatgaaaaaaaaatgaagaaatgtgAAATACAATTTGTTCTATGCCCTTGTCTTAATTTCTAAGAGATTagatatactccctccgtccacaATTATTTGGCTggtatactaaaaatagatgtCCAAAATTAATCgtcaatttaaataatcaagaaataattagtcattttttttcaaatttaccTTTAATGATAATGTAGTTCAATTGGAAAGTTAGGtagatttttgatatttttaatagggttatattagtcaaattatatattgtattaaattttcctTGAAGAGTGTCCATGACTTTAATATGACAAACAATTATGGACGGAGAGAGTACATTATTAgagaaaaaaaagcaaaaattaaaagagaatgtCGAATTAAATTACTCAATTATCATCATTTTCCCcaataaaaatttatactttatattcattaagatattatatatactttgaacaaaaattaaatgtaaaagCTACTCCTTCCGTCAATAATTATTTGTCAGGTAAAGGTCATGCACTCtcttaagaaaaatttaatttaagatataatttgactaatataaccCTATTatatcaagaatatcaaaagtctacttaattttttaatggaacaaaatggagtaattattaaaaacagaattaggagaaaataattaattatttcttaattgtttaaattgacTTAATCTTAAATATCTATTTTGAATATACCTAACAAACAATTGCGAACGGAGGAAATACTATCCAactctgttttttttcttttgcgtcattgaataaaaaaaaataatgcttAACACAAAGAATTTTGCTCTAAGTAAGattttatgttatataaatttgaattaatcgGATTTTAATATAAACATCGATATAGaatcaatataaataagaataatacTTCGATAGAATATAACCAGGCTTAGACTTAAATTTGTGGACTAGAAACATGCATATCAGTTGTCAACTGCAATGTTAAGGGTC
This window encodes:
- the LOC107013710 gene encoding protein RESPONSE TO LOW SULFUR 3-like, which codes for MFTTIVVPAAQTKASAVPESEVLRRRNEELEKELKKSIEREEKMKEELNKTWEKLRVAEEAEERLCSQLGEFEAEAVDQARIYRTRIRTLMDQLSTAQKLLQSDQITIPDSQ